In the Maridesulfovibrio bastinii DSM 16055 genome, one interval contains:
- a CDS encoding (Fe-S)-binding protein, with translation MPNFKIRDYIAETAEKCIDCGKCEKHCLFLQRHGSPGSLAREILESEISAQAAAIFSFECSLCSLCTAVCPVDCNPSAMFGELRNEAVKQNLTDLEVYSPILKYENLGRSRLLSGGNIPRGCKTAFFPGCTLPGMFPLTTMQTYKTLLQSDRTTGIILDCCSKPSISLGISQNIESRLFILIGEIARAGISEILTACPNCYTTLKAANPPFEVNTVYSYLNRSKTEFYNHEGLQVTIHDPCVTRFEKEMHEDIRSLLDKCKIKYSEPLHSREKTFCCGEGGATSFLDESIAGEWQNKRGNELLEAGLPAISYCAGCVNYLSSKTQITHLLNILFNEKPFQKPKTFPFNYFSRFFFKLKTKALKTKKSR, from the coding sequence ATGCCAAACTTTAAAATCAGAGACTATATAGCTGAGACCGCTGAAAAATGTATCGATTGCGGAAAGTGTGAAAAGCATTGCCTTTTTCTTCAAAGGCACGGTTCTCCCGGCTCTCTGGCAAGGGAAATTCTTGAATCTGAAATTTCGGCTCAGGCTGCTGCAATCTTCTCATTTGAGTGTTCCCTCTGCTCGCTTTGCACTGCGGTATGCCCTGTTGATTGCAATCCCTCAGCGATGTTCGGTGAACTTCGCAATGAAGCCGTAAAACAAAATCTGACAGACCTTGAAGTTTATTCACCCATATTGAAATACGAAAATCTTGGGCGCAGTCGTCTGCTTTCCGGCGGCAATATCCCGAGGGGTTGCAAAACGGCTTTTTTTCCGGGCTGCACACTCCCCGGCATGTTTCCACTCACCACGATGCAGACATATAAGACCCTTCTGCAATCGGACCGCACAACCGGCATTATTCTCGACTGCTGTTCAAAACCTTCTATCTCACTGGGAATCAGTCAGAACATTGAATCACGACTCTTTATACTGATAGGAGAAATCGCCAGAGCGGGAATATCAGAAATATTAACAGCCTGCCCCAACTGTTACACGACATTGAAAGCGGCCAATCCTCCTTTTGAGGTAAACACGGTGTACTCATACCTAAACCGTTCAAAAACCGAATTTTATAATCATGAGGGGCTGCAAGTCACAATACACGATCCGTGCGTAACCAGATTTGAAAAAGAGATGCACGAAGATATCCGAAGCCTGCTTGATAAATGCAAAATAAAATATTCTGAACCATTGCACAGCAGAGAAAAAACATTTTGTTGCGGGGAAGGTGGAGCTACGTCTTTTCTTGATGAATCCATTGCCGGGGAATGGCAAAACAAACGGGGTAACGAGCTTTTGGAAGCAGGACTACCGGCCATCTCCTATTGCGCCGGATGCGTAAATTACCTCTCTTCAAAAACACAGATAACCCATCTGCTTAATATTCTTTTTAATGAAAAACCTTTTCAAAAACCTAAGACCTTTCCCTTTAATTATTTTTCCAGATTCTTTTTTAAGTTAAAAACAAAAGCTCTGAAAACCAAAAAAAGCAGGTAA
- a CDS encoding acyl-CoA thioesterase: protein MEPKKGSESKTLMTYRVLPQDTNPAGNLHGGALMKQIDLVAATAAMRHARQPVVTVSIDRMNFINPAYVGELISLYANVNMVGRTSMEIGVRVEAENLLTGETRHTNSAYLTFVAIGAEGRPSPVPPLILETGVDHRRNKEAQERRIMRKQELQREKTSSGKED from the coding sequence GTGGAACCCAAAAAAGGAAGTGAAAGCAAAACGCTTATGACTTACCGGGTTTTACCGCAGGACACCAACCCGGCAGGCAATCTGCATGGTGGAGCTCTGATGAAACAGATAGATCTGGTAGCCGCAACAGCTGCTATGCGCCATGCCAGACAACCTGTTGTCACGGTCTCTATAGATAGAATGAATTTTATAAATCCGGCTTATGTCGGTGAACTTATTTCACTTTATGCCAATGTGAATATGGTTGGACGGACTTCAATGGAGATTGGAGTCAGGGTTGAAGCTGAAAATCTTCTTACAGGCGAGACAAGACATACCAACTCAGCCTACCTGACTTTTGTAGCTATAGGAGCAGAAGGAAGACCTTCACCCGTACCGCCGCTGATCCTTGAAACAGGTGTCGATCATCGCAGAAACAAAGAGGCCCAGGAACGCAGAATCATGCGGAAACAGGAACTCCAGCGAGAAAAGACTTCTTCCGGCAAAGAGGACTGA